A genomic stretch from Candidatus Dormiibacterota bacterium includes:
- a CDS encoding YaiI/YqxD family protein: protein MLDIFVDADGCPVKDEVYRVARRHGLGATVVSNARMRIPEEDRFTLVVVGDRFDAADDWIVEHAGRDDIVISADIPLASRCLKKGAVVLDQRGGEFTEDNIGAALAGRELSAHLRDLGSLTGGPPPFSARDRSRFLHRLDEAIRTIRRRNP, encoded by the coding sequence ATGCTCGACATCTTCGTCGACGCCGACGGGTGTCCGGTGAAGGACGAGGTCTACCGCGTGGCGCGGCGGCACGGGCTCGGCGCGACGGTGGTGTCGAACGCGCGCATGCGGATCCCGGAGGAGGACAGGTTCACGCTGGTCGTGGTGGGGGATCGCTTCGACGCCGCCGACGACTGGATCGTCGAGCATGCCGGCCGGGACGACATCGTAATCTCGGCGGACATTCCGCTGGCGTCGCGCTGCCTGAAGAAGGGGGCCGTCGTCCTCGATCAGCGGGGCGGGGAGTTCACCGAGGACAACATCGGCGCGGCCCTCGCGGGCCGGGAGCTCTCGGCCCATCTTCGCGATCTCGGGAGCCTGACCGGAGGCCCGCCTCCGTTCAGCGCGCGCGATCGCTCGCGCTTCCTGCACCGTCTCGACGAGGCGATCCGGACGATCCGGCGGCGGAACCCGTGA
- a CDS encoding ABC-F family ATP-binding cassette domain-containing protein yields the protein MPRPALLSCDAVTKSFGGPPLFEGLSFALHEGDHVGLVGPNGAGKSTLLRILAGVESPDSGTCSRRKNLRIGHVPQTPVFPTGMSAAEIVAGAIAADGRLDDHERQRRVTLTLRKAGFTDPDVQADLLSGGWRARLAIARELAKSPEILLLDEPTNHLDIDSILWLESLLQDPSTAFVAVSHDRYFLERVARRMLEISRLHDSGLFHVSGTYADFLEARDEALGNQAAYRDTLAGLVRREVAWLRRGAKARTSKSKARIDSAERSIERLEAARARGVVSTAGIEFTSSGRKTKRLWSGEGLRIAFGSTTIVETLDLLLVPGMRLGILGPNGSGKTTLLRTIVGEIAPAAGTIQRAEALRVVYFDQNRETLDPALTLKRALAPEGDSVIYRDRALHVAAWAKRFLFHPGQLETPVSRLSGGERARITLARMMLRPADLLVLDEPTNDLDIPALEVLEEALLEFPGALVLVTHDRHLLDRVSTQVVALDGRGGAQHYASYDQWEANRQRRPMEKRETPAARTPRPAVRRLSYLEQREWDGLEAAVNDGESRLAEARRRAEDPSIATDADLLQRRLAELGELQAQVDRLYKRWGELEEKQK from the coding sequence ATGCCCCGTCCCGCACTCCTCAGTTGCGACGCTGTCACCAAGTCGTTCGGCGGACCGCCGCTCTTCGAAGGGCTGTCGTTCGCTCTCCACGAGGGGGATCACGTCGGGCTGGTCGGCCCCAACGGAGCGGGCAAGTCGACGCTCTTGAGAATCCTCGCCGGCGTCGAGAGCCCCGATTCGGGGACCTGCAGCCGCCGGAAGAACCTTCGCATCGGCCATGTCCCGCAGACTCCCGTCTTCCCCACGGGGATGTCGGCCGCCGAGATCGTCGCCGGAGCGATCGCGGCCGATGGACGGCTCGACGACCACGAGCGGCAGCGGCGTGTCACACTGACTCTGCGCAAGGCCGGGTTCACGGACCCCGATGTCCAGGCCGACCTCCTGTCGGGGGGCTGGCGCGCCAGGCTCGCCATCGCGCGCGAGCTGGCCAAGTCGCCCGAAATCCTCCTGCTCGACGAGCCGACGAACCACCTGGACATCGACTCGATCCTCTGGCTCGAATCGCTGCTCCAGGACCCCTCCACCGCGTTCGTCGCGGTCAGTCACGACCGCTACTTTCTGGAGAGGGTGGCGCGGCGGATGCTGGAGATCAGCCGGCTGCACGACTCGGGCCTGTTTCACGTGAGCGGGACCTACGCGGATTTCCTGGAGGCGCGCGACGAGGCCCTGGGCAACCAGGCGGCCTACCGCGACACCCTGGCCGGTCTCGTGCGTCGCGAAGTGGCCTGGCTGCGCCGTGGAGCGAAGGCGCGGACGTCCAAGTCGAAGGCGCGCATCGACTCGGCCGAGCGCAGCATCGAACGGCTCGAGGCCGCTCGCGCGCGAGGCGTGGTCTCGACCGCCGGAATCGAGTTCACATCGTCCGGACGGAAGACGAAGCGGCTGTGGTCCGGCGAGGGACTGCGGATCGCATTCGGAAGCACGACGATCGTCGAGACGCTCGATCTGCTGCTCGTCCCCGGCATGCGATTGGGCATCCTCGGCCCCAACGGATCCGGCAAGACGACTCTGCTCCGGACGATCGTCGGGGAGATCGCGCCCGCGGCCGGGACGATCCAGCGCGCCGAGGCCCTGCGTGTGGTCTACTTCGACCAGAATCGGGAGACCCTCGATCCCGCGCTCACTCTCAAGCGGGCGCTGGCGCCCGAGGGAGACAGCGTGATCTATCGCGATCGAGCGCTCCACGTCGCGGCGTGGGCGAAGCGCTTTCTGTTCCACCCAGGGCAGCTCGAGACCCCGGTGTCCCGGCTTTCAGGTGGCGAGCGCGCCCGGATCACCCTCGCCCGGATGATGCTCCGGCCGGCCGACCTGCTGGTCCTCGACGAGCCCACGAACGATCTCGACATCCCGGCCCTCGAGGTCCTGGAGGAGGCGCTGCTCGAGTTCCCCGGCGCCCTCGTTCTGGTGACCCACGACCGGCACCTTCTCGATCGGGTATCGACCCAGGTGGTTGCGCTCGACGGCCGGGGCGGGGCACAGCATTACGCCTCGTACGACCAGTGGGAGGCGAACCGTCAGCGACGGCCCATGGAAAAACGGGAGACGCCGGCCGCGCGGACGCCGCGACCGGCCGTCCGCCGGCTCAGCTACCTCGAGCAGCGCGAATGGGACGGCCTGGAGGCCGCCGTCAACGACGGCGAATCCCGCCTCGCGGAGGCGCGCCGGCGCGCCGAGGATCCGTCGATCGCGACGGACGCGGACTTGCTGCAGAGGCGGCTCGCGGAGCTGGGCGAGCTTCAGGCCCAGGTCGACCGGCTCTACAAACGATGGGGCGAGCTCGAGGAGAAGCAGAAGTGA